In Nicotiana tabacum cultivar K326 chromosome 19, ASM71507v2, whole genome shotgun sequence, one DNA window encodes the following:
- the LOC107780244 gene encoding uncharacterized protein LOC107780244, which produces MGEVNTTHADQEKHLSSSSSSSSELSECEELQRLEEAPPFWRNPNKRLSKQLSMCEIPRDIAWEKRRRQFLHQERKKNIIGIQDHDDVTDEDLNELKGCIELGFGFNEEEGQRLCSTLPALDLYFAVNRQYSTSPISSPGSNKGSLSSPGSSTSLGLGVRSSSFGSPRSDPADAWKICSPGDDPQQVKTKLRHWAQAVACSVKQSY; this is translated from the exons ATGGGGGAGGTTAATACTACTCATGCGGACCAGGAGAAACATTTGTCATCATCGTCGTCGTCTTCGAGTGAATTATCAGAATGCGAGGAGTTACAACGTTTAGAAGAGGCACCACCCTTTTGGAGGAACCCTAATAAGAGGTTATCGAAGCAACTTTCCATGTGCGAGATTCCACGTGACATTGCATGGGAGAAACGACGTCGTCAGTTTCTCCATCAAGAGAGGAAAAAGAATATAATTGGGATTCAAGATCATGACGATGTAACGGACGAGGATCTCAACGAACTCAAAGGTTGCATAGAATTAGGGTTTGGATTTAACGAAGAAGAAGGCCAGAGGCTCTGTAGCACGTTGCCGGCGCTAGATCTTTATTTTGCAGTGAACCGTCAATACTCGACGAGCCCTATATCTTCACCAG GTAGCAATAAAGGTTCCTTATCCTCTCCAGGTTCATCAACTTCTCTTGGACTTGGAGTTAGATCCTCGTCGTTTGGAAGCCCTAGGAGTGATCCTGCTGATGCTTGGAAGATTTGTAGCCCAG GTGATGATCCTCAACAAGTTAAGACAAAGTTGAGGCATTGGGCACAGGCAGTGGCTTGTTCTGTCAAGCAGTCTTATTGA